In Trichomycterus rosablanca isolate fTriRos1 chromosome 4, fTriRos1.hap1, whole genome shotgun sequence, one DNA window encodes the following:
- the LOC134312063 gene encoding mannose-binding protein C-like, with translation MALLRALCFSAVLLHFGLHSAGGVETLSCPAPAGVPGTPGHNGHPGRDGRDGPAGPKGDKGEPGLSLQGPPGKQGPDGPAGPKGQKGDSGTREAVNEALIRSLQSELQNVKSRLTALEKVSTFQTVRAVGQKFYVSNGQKATFTEALKLCADEGAALVLPRGEAENGALTGMHGVLGSDYIYLGVTDRQDEGQFVDLSGKALSYSKWKKNEPNNHKDNEDCVGMYKNSEWNDLPCDMSIHVVCEIQA, from the exons ATGGCGCTGTTGAGGGCACTGTGCTTCTCCGCTGTGCTGCTGCACTTCGGGCTTCATTCGGCTGGTGGTGTCGAGACCCTCAGCTGTCCGGCGCCTGCTGGGGTCCCGGGTACTCCCGGACATAACGgccaccctggacgggacggcAGAGACGGACCAGCAGGACCCAAAGGGGACAAAGGAGAGCCAG GATTGAGTTTGCAGGGACCTCCAGGTAAACAAGGACCAGACGGGCCAGCAGGACCCAAAGGGCAGAAAGGAGATTCAGGTACAAGAG AAGCTGTAAACGAAGCGCTGATCAGATCCCTGCAGTCCGAACTCCAGAACGTTAAATCCCGTCTCACTGCGCTGGAGAAAG tttcgACTTTCCAAACTGTTCGAGCGGTGGGGCAGAAGTTCTACGTCTCTAACGGACAGAAGGCCACGTTCACCGAAGCCCTGAAGCTCTGCGCCGACGAGGGAGCCGCGCTGGTCCTGCCGAGAGGCGAGGCCGAAAACGGGGCGCTGACGGGGATGCACGGCGTCCTGGGTTCCGATTATATTTACCTGGGCGTGACGGACAGGCAGGACGAGGGTCAGTTCGTCGATCTGAGCGGAAAAGCTCTGAGTTACAGCAAGTGGAAGAAGAACGAACCCAATAATCATAAGGACAATGAGGATTGTGTCGGAATGTACAAGAACTCTGAGTGGAACGATTTACCCTGCGACATGTCGATACACGTGGTGTGTGAGATACAGGCATGA
- the apol1 gene encoding apolipoprotein L1 isoform X1, which yields MGRGGMLGGLWRGSPDPPSAGRHKPSENKHPPGDQSAVSAHSENKERTEEAPPVPPRPSEEELRSTITHRLIMNQPTVHQNQEHTDGIKKERDEEKMKSREDQDTTTAELQRIMKSKNPGRVHVPLKTDEQEAAAGSNCTEDESDEFSVNKNQTDEADEEKMPKKTKMKKKNPFMPHVVKKGHVVQKKRGEIEPVEKKSLVEQLNELRLDRAHRDEHEDLESLMEWWSTVKQWEPTTKDEDMTEKEEAKAFAVTAERVQRGMRVFNQLYSERAEALWQHVIDLYAIADALDRFSWRTKVAQITGGSTSAVGGVATIAGLALAPVTMGTSLIVTAVGLGVATAGGLTSASAGISSAVNDSLDRKKVERIVQDFQTKMADIDKCTRFIKRGVENLRQLNAPRVTKMKVSDNDFPKLTSVYEDGAMAGKAVLTNAREIARVTQVAMATGGTAARAAQVASMATGVLSGLFVAMDVYFVAKDSRELRKGAKSEFAKKIREVTEQLQQGLVELNGIRDELQLSGISTSTNSSINTISNISTTSNTSTDTISNPNFTSNTSNITSTPSHTTTNISNTDTSTNTSNTSTTISTNTSTVTSSSCTFTSADVSSTPAVPADTSSSSGTKGVPAGMVPVTQS from the exons ATG GGGCGAGGAGGGATGCTGGGTGGACTGTGGAGAGGTTCCCCTGACCCCCCCTCGGCCGGACGG CACAAACCTTCAGAGAACAAACATCCACCCGGCGACCAATCAGCA gtCTCTGCGCACTCTGAAAATAAAGAGAGAACAGAGGAGGCGCCGCCCGTCCCTCCCAGACCCAGTGAAGag GAGCTCAGAAGCACCATCACACATCGTCTGATCATGAATCAACCCACCGTCCATCAGAACCAG GAGCACACTGATGGAATAAAGAAGGAACGTGATGAGGAGAAGATGAAGAGCAGAGAAGATCAAGACACgaccaca GCAGAACTTCAGAGGATCATGAAATCCAAGAATCCTGgacgtgtccacgttcctctgaAG acgGATGAGCAGGAAGCCGCCGCTGGCAGTAACTGTACCGAG gatgaaaGTGACGAGTTTTCTGTAAATAAGAACCAGACTGATGAGGCTGATGAGGAGAAGATG CCGAAGAAGACGAAAATGAAGAAGAAGAATCCGTTCATGCCTCACGTAGTGAAAAAG GGTCACGTGGTGCAGAAGAAGAGGGGCGAGATCGAACCTGTGGAG AAGAAATCCCTGGTGGAGCAGCTGAACGAGCTCCGTCTGGATCGAGCTCACCGCGACGAACACGAG GATCTTGAGAGCCTCATGGAGTGGTGGAGCACGGTGAAAC AATGGGAGCCGACGACCAAAGATGAAGACATGACGGAAAAAGAAGAAGCCAA agcgTTCGCGGTGACGGCGGAGAGGGTTCAGCGCGGCATGCGCGTCTTTAACCAGCTGTACTCGGAGCGAGCCGAGGCCCTGTGGCAGCACGTCATCGACCTGTACGCCATCGCCGACGCCCTCGACCGCTTCAGCTGGAGGACCAAAGTGGCTCAGATCACCGGCGGCTCCACCAGCGCCGTGGGGGGCGTGGCCACCATAGCCGGCCTGGCCCTGGCGCCGGTCACCATGGGAACGTCCCTGATCGTCACGGCGGTGGGGCTGGGCGTGGCCACGGCGGGCGGACTGACCTCTGCCTCCGCCGGCATCTCCAGCGCCGTCAACGACTCCCTGGACCGCAAGAAGGTAGAGCGCATCGTCCAGGACTTCCAGACCAAGATGGCCGACATCGACAAGTGCACCAGGTTCATCAAGAGAGGCGTGGAGAACCTGCGCCAGCTCAACGCACCCCGG GTGACAAAGATGAAGGTGAGCGATAACGATTTCCCAAAACTCACCAGCGTGTACGAGGACGGCGCCATGGCGGGTAAAGCCGTGCTCACCAACGCCAGAGAGATCGCCCGTGTGACGCAGGTGGCCATGGCGACGGGTGGCACGGCGGCCCGGGCGGCACAAGTGGCCTCCATGGCTACGGGCGTCCTCTCCGGACTCTTCGTGGCGATGGACGTTTACTTCGTGGCCAAGGACTCACGGGAACTGAGGAAGGGAGCCAAGTCGGAGTTCGCCAAGAAGATCCGAGAGGTGACGGAACAGCTGCAACAGGGACTGGTGGAGCTCAACGGCATCAGGGACGAACTACAGCTCTCAGGGATCTCCACCAGCACCAACAGCTCCATCAACACCATCTCCAACATCTCCACCACCTCAAACACCTCCACCGACACCATCTCCAATCCCAACTTCACCTCAAACACCTCCAACATCACCTCCACTCCCTCCCACACCACCACTAACATCTCCAACACTGACACCTCCACCAACACTTCCAACACCTCCACCACCATCTCCACCAACACCTCCACCGTCACCAGCTCATCCTGTACCTTCACCTCAGCAGACGTCTCATCCACCCCTGCCGTTCCAGCAGATACGTCCTCCAGCTCTGGTACTAAAGGAGTTCCAGCAGGAATGGTTCCTGTTACACAGTCCTGA
- the apol1 gene encoding apolipoprotein L1 isoform X2: MNQPTVHQNQEHTDGIKKERDEEKMKSREDQDTTTAELQRIMKSKNPGRVHVPLKTDEQEAAAGSNCTEDESDEFSVNKNQTDEADEEKMPKKTKMKKKNPFMPHVVKKGHVVQKKRGEIEPVEKKSLVEQLNELRLDRAHRDEHEDLESLMEWWSTVKQWEPTTKDEDMTEKEEAKAFAVTAERVQRGMRVFNQLYSERAEALWQHVIDLYAIADALDRFSWRTKVAQITGGSTSAVGGVATIAGLALAPVTMGTSLIVTAVGLGVATAGGLTSASAGISSAVNDSLDRKKVERIVQDFQTKMADIDKCTRFIKRGVENLRQLNAPRVTKMKVSDNDFPKLTSVYEDGAMAGKAVLTNAREIARVTQVAMATGGTAARAAQVASMATGVLSGLFVAMDVYFVAKDSRELRKGAKSEFAKKIREVTEQLQQGLVELNGIRDELQLSGISTSTNSSINTISNISTTSNTSTDTISNPNFTSNTSNITSTPSHTTTNISNTDTSTNTSNTSTTISTNTSTVTSSSCTFTSADVSSTPAVPADTSSSSGTKGVPAGMVPVTQS; this comes from the exons ATGAATCAACCCACCGTCCATCAGAACCAG GAGCACACTGATGGAATAAAGAAGGAACGTGATGAGGAGAAGATGAAGAGCAGAGAAGATCAAGACACgaccaca GCAGAACTTCAGAGGATCATGAAATCCAAGAATCCTGgacgtgtccacgttcctctgaAG acgGATGAGCAGGAAGCCGCCGCTGGCAGTAACTGTACCGAG gatgaaaGTGACGAGTTTTCTGTAAATAAGAACCAGACTGATGAGGCTGATGAGGAGAAGATG CCGAAGAAGACGAAAATGAAGAAGAAGAATCCGTTCATGCCTCACGTAGTGAAAAAG GGTCACGTGGTGCAGAAGAAGAGGGGCGAGATCGAACCTGTGGAG AAGAAATCCCTGGTGGAGCAGCTGAACGAGCTCCGTCTGGATCGAGCTCACCGCGACGAACACGAG GATCTTGAGAGCCTCATGGAGTGGTGGAGCACGGTGAAAC AATGGGAGCCGACGACCAAAGATGAAGACATGACGGAAAAAGAAGAAGCCAA agcgTTCGCGGTGACGGCGGAGAGGGTTCAGCGCGGCATGCGCGTCTTTAACCAGCTGTACTCGGAGCGAGCCGAGGCCCTGTGGCAGCACGTCATCGACCTGTACGCCATCGCCGACGCCCTCGACCGCTTCAGCTGGAGGACCAAAGTGGCTCAGATCACCGGCGGCTCCACCAGCGCCGTGGGGGGCGTGGCCACCATAGCCGGCCTGGCCCTGGCGCCGGTCACCATGGGAACGTCCCTGATCGTCACGGCGGTGGGGCTGGGCGTGGCCACGGCGGGCGGACTGACCTCTGCCTCCGCCGGCATCTCCAGCGCCGTCAACGACTCCCTGGACCGCAAGAAGGTAGAGCGCATCGTCCAGGACTTCCAGACCAAGATGGCCGACATCGACAAGTGCACCAGGTTCATCAAGAGAGGCGTGGAGAACCTGCGCCAGCTCAACGCACCCCGG GTGACAAAGATGAAGGTGAGCGATAACGATTTCCCAAAACTCACCAGCGTGTACGAGGACGGCGCCATGGCGGGTAAAGCCGTGCTCACCAACGCCAGAGAGATCGCCCGTGTGACGCAGGTGGCCATGGCGACGGGTGGCACGGCGGCCCGGGCGGCACAAGTGGCCTCCATGGCTACGGGCGTCCTCTCCGGACTCTTCGTGGCGATGGACGTTTACTTCGTGGCCAAGGACTCACGGGAACTGAGGAAGGGAGCCAAGTCGGAGTTCGCCAAGAAGATCCGAGAGGTGACGGAACAGCTGCAACAGGGACTGGTGGAGCTCAACGGCATCAGGGACGAACTACAGCTCTCAGGGATCTCCACCAGCACCAACAGCTCCATCAACACCATCTCCAACATCTCCACCACCTCAAACACCTCCACCGACACCATCTCCAATCCCAACTTCACCTCAAACACCTCCAACATCACCTCCACTCCCTCCCACACCACCACTAACATCTCCAACACTGACACCTCCACCAACACTTCCAACACCTCCACCACCATCTCCACCAACACCTCCACCGTCACCAGCTCATCCTGTACCTTCACCTCAGCAGACGTCTCATCCACCCCTGCCGTTCCAGCAGATACGTCCTCCAGCTCTGGTACTAAAGGAGTTCCAGCAGGAATGGTTCCTGTTACACAGTCCTGA